In Propionimicrobium sp. PCR01-08-3, one DNA window encodes the following:
- a CDS encoding aspartate-semialdehyde dehydrogenase, with protein sequence MSVMRVGVFGATGQVGGVMRTLLDERNFPVDSMRYFASVRSAGKKLDWHGEQITVEDMATASFDGLDIAIFSAGKTASKTYAPKVAAAGAIVVDNSSCWRGDPDVPLVVSEVNPEDAVNPPKGIIANPNCTTMAAMPVLKPLSDAAGLERLIVATYQATSGSGVAGVRALHDQTEAAVTQDFARLALDGQAVATPDDLGPYVAPIAFNAVPYAGSLVDDGTLETDEEQKLRNESRKIMHLPELLVSGTCVRIPVFTAHSLVVNATFGRPISPDEAKALLADAPGVKLVDIPTPLQAAGIDPSLVGRIRVDQSVPDGKGLAMFICCDNLRKGAALNAIQVAELVAANRG encoded by the coding sequence CTGAGCGTCATGCGAGTTGGAGTATTCGGTGCAACCGGTCAGGTGGGCGGCGTCATGCGGACGCTGCTCGACGAGCGCAATTTCCCCGTCGATTCGATGCGTTATTTCGCCTCGGTTCGTTCCGCGGGCAAGAAGCTCGACTGGCATGGTGAGCAGATCACTGTTGAGGACATGGCCACCGCCTCGTTCGACGGCCTCGATATCGCGATCTTCTCCGCAGGTAAGACCGCCTCCAAGACCTATGCACCGAAGGTCGCAGCGGCGGGCGCGATCGTGGTCGACAATTCGTCGTGCTGGCGCGGCGACCCGGATGTTCCGCTGGTGGTCTCCGAGGTCAATCCCGAAGACGCGGTGAACCCGCCCAAGGGCATCATCGCCAACCCGAACTGCACCACCATGGCCGCGATGCCGGTGCTCAAGCCGCTGAGCGACGCCGCAGGGCTGGAACGGCTGATCGTGGCCACCTATCAGGCCACCTCAGGCTCCGGCGTCGCCGGCGTCCGCGCCTTGCACGATCAGACCGAAGCCGCGGTCACCCAGGACTTCGCCAGGTTGGCCCTCGACGGTCAGGCGGTCGCCACCCCCGACGACCTCGGGCCCTACGTCGCCCCGATCGCCTTCAACGCCGTGCCTTATGCCGGGTCACTGGTTGATGATGGCACTCTAGAGACCGACGAAGAGCAGAAGCTGCGCAACGAGTCGCGCAAGATCATGCACCTGCCCGAGCTGCTGGTCAGCGGCACCTGCGTGCGCATCCCGGTGTTCACCGCGCACTCCCTGGTCGTGAACGCCACCTTCGGGCGTCCGATCAGCCCGGACGAGGCCAAGGCGCTGCTCGCCGATGCTCCCGGCGTCAAACTGGTCGACATTCCGACGCCGCTGCAGGCCGCAGGCATCGACCCGAGCCTGGTCGGACGCATCCGCGTCGACCAGTCGGTGCCCGACGGTAAGGGACTCGCCATGTTCATCTGCTGCGACAACCTGCGCAAGGGCGCGGCGCTGAATGCCATCCAGGTCGCTGAACTTGTCGCCGCCAACCGTGGCTGA
- a CDS encoding CPBP family intramembrane glutamic endopeptidase, giving the protein MAATAVRSRPHLVLETVIVLGICLGKSAVMSILNIINRLTYQVPLSEQTSTMNSAVTPDRPWLDLMYQLANNLFPFFFAFAAIYLLWRVWPPRGGSVWQAIGLDGRHVGRDIGAGVGVAALILGPALGFYLLARQLGINTTIVMANLGENWWTIPMYCLAAFQNGFLEEVVMIGYLTTRWRQSGWHPAAAIVVSALIRGSYHLYQGFGGFVSNLVFGLLLGWLYHRTKRLWPLVIAHTVIDITAFVGYSLLAGVVSWL; this is encoded by the coding sequence GTGGCGGCCACCGCAGTGCGCTCGCGTCCGCACCTGGTGCTTGAGACGGTGATCGTGCTCGGCATTTGTCTCGGCAAGTCGGCCGTGATGTCGATTCTGAACATCATCAACCGGCTGACCTATCAAGTGCCCTTGTCGGAGCAGACATCGACGATGAACTCGGCGGTCACCCCCGACCGGCCGTGGCTCGATCTGATGTATCAACTGGCGAACAACCTGTTTCCGTTCTTCTTCGCCTTCGCGGCGATTTACCTGCTGTGGCGGGTATGGCCGCCGCGCGGCGGCAGCGTGTGGCAGGCGATCGGGCTGGACGGCAGACACGTTGGGCGCGACATCGGCGCCGGAGTCGGTGTGGCGGCTTTGATCCTCGGGCCAGCGCTCGGCTTCTACCTCCTGGCCAGACAACTCGGCATCAATACCACGATCGTGATGGCGAACCTCGGCGAGAACTGGTGGACCATTCCGATGTATTGTCTCGCCGCCTTCCAGAACGGCTTTCTGGAGGAGGTCGTGATGATCGGCTACCTGACCACCAGATGGCGGCAATCCGGCTGGCATCCGGCGGCGGCCATCGTGGTCAGCGCGCTGATCCGCGGCAGCTATCACCTCTATCAGGGCTTCGGCGGATTTGTCAGCAACCTGGTTTTCGGGCTTTTGCTCGGCTGGCTCTATCACCGGACGAAGCGGCTGTGGCCGCTGGTGATCGCGCACACCGTGATCGACATCACGGCCTTCGTGGGATATTCGCTGTTGGCCGGAGTGGTCAGCTGGCTTTAG
- a CDS encoding proline dehydrogenase family protein, whose protein sequence is MSELVMRWAQRPRVKKAALTTSAARDLVARYVAGQEIHDLIPVLKSLIGKGLLVGVEYLGNRVDNLEESAANEQTYLTIVRRLESAGIASQAEISLRLSRLGQRLGAEGRQFALLAARRISRAASNAGVAVTLDMSGSELTTPTLDAWGELQQDIPATGITVQAALFRTHRDINDLALPGRRIRLCKGGFQESKQVAFTARHEIDLAFVRDLRALMNSQAEVLVASHDPRMISIAEELVRRSGRRPESYEFQMLYGIRPYEQRRLADIGHRSRVLVPFGPGWYDYYSQRLAERPANAALFARSLIGKR, encoded by the coding sequence ATGAGCGAACTGGTGATGCGCTGGGCACAGCGTCCACGGGTGAAGAAGGCTGCACTGACGACTTCTGCAGCACGTGATCTGGTGGCCCGCTATGTTGCGGGCCAAGAAATCCATGACCTGATTCCGGTACTGAAATCGTTGATCGGAAAGGGGCTATTGGTAGGGGTCGAATATCTCGGCAATCGCGTCGACAATCTCGAAGAATCTGCTGCAAACGAGCAGACCTATCTCACGATCGTGCGTCGGCTCGAATCGGCCGGAATCGCGTCGCAGGCAGAGATCTCATTAAGGTTGAGCCGACTCGGCCAGCGCTTGGGAGCCGAAGGCAGGCAATTCGCGCTGCTCGCCGCCCGGAGGATCAGCCGAGCTGCCAGCAACGCCGGGGTCGCAGTCACGCTCGACATGAGCGGAAGTGAGTTGACGACCCCCACTCTGGATGCCTGGGGCGAGCTTCAGCAAGACATTCCCGCGACCGGAATCACCGTGCAGGCTGCGCTTTTTCGCACACATCGTGATATCAACGATTTGGCGCTGCCCGGCCGACGAATTCGGCTATGCAAAGGCGGATTCCAGGAATCCAAACAGGTTGCTTTCACCGCCCGGCATGAAATCGACCTGGCATTCGTCCGTGATCTTCGAGCATTGATGAACAGTCAGGCCGAGGTGCTGGTCGCCAGCCATGATCCGCGGATGATTTCGATAGCCGAGGAATTGGTCAGGCGCAGTGGCCGCCGGCCGGAGAGCTACGAATTTCAGATGCTCTATGGCATCAGGCCCTATGAACAGCGTCGGCTGGCCGACATCGGTCACCGGTCGAGGGTGCTCGTGCCGTTCGGGCCGGGATGGTACGACTACTACTCGCAGCGGCTGGCGGAGCGTCCGGCGAACGCTGCCCTGTTCGCCCGTTCCCTGATCGGGAAGCGCTGA
- a CDS encoding sugar phosphate isomerase/epimerase family protein yields MQAAEDPERARRVLPDDEAESCAGEFGRGYDAGAIRGDDQTPRRPARASAGTDSAGLPSGLPRVGLSTSSVFPESTHTAFRMAADLHYDGVELMVGTDAASCDLDKVREFQDEYQVAVLSVHAPCLMLTPRVWGTDPEGKLRQAVTAATLLGADLVVVHPPFAWQRTYAAGFAHLVRELCEHSGIIVAVENMYPWRGPGVAAQAYVPDWDPTDQPYDHLTLDLSHAATAGARSLSYLDDWGPRLRHLHLTDGNGSVLDEHLMPGEGNQRAWQVVETLVSRGYQGHIIHEVSTRRRAGYEARSQVLAECLARTREQIAAAAPVAGYGERQ; encoded by the coding sequence GTGCAAGCTGCTGAAGATCCGGAACGTGCCCGGCGAGTGCTGCCGGACGATGAGGCGGAGAGCTGCGCGGGTGAATTCGGTCGTGGCTACGATGCGGGGGCGATCCGAGGGGATGACCAAACACCCCGACGGCCCGCGAGGGCTTCGGCCGGCACCGACTCGGCCGGCCTGCCTTCGGGTTTGCCGAGGGTCGGGCTGAGCACGTCATCGGTTTTTCCCGAGTCAACTCACACTGCCTTTCGGATGGCGGCCGATCTTCATTACGACGGCGTGGAGTTGATGGTCGGCACCGATGCCGCCAGTTGTGACCTCGACAAGGTTCGTGAGTTTCAGGACGAATACCAGGTCGCGGTGCTGAGCGTCCATGCACCCTGCCTGATGCTGACACCCCGTGTGTGGGGGACCGATCCCGAAGGGAAATTACGGCAGGCAGTCACCGCGGCGACATTGCTGGGCGCTGATCTGGTGGTCGTTCATCCGCCGTTTGCTTGGCAGCGCACGTATGCGGCCGGTTTTGCGCACTTGGTCCGTGAGCTGTGCGAGCACAGTGGGATCATCGTCGCGGTCGAGAACATGTACCCGTGGCGGGGGCCGGGTGTCGCGGCGCAGGCCTACGTGCCCGATTGGGACCCGACCGATCAGCCCTACGATCATCTGACGCTCGATCTTTCGCATGCTGCCACCGCCGGGGCCCGTTCGCTGAGCTATTTGGACGATTGGGGGCCCAGGCTGCGCCACCTTCATCTGACCGACGGCAATGGCTCGGTACTGGACGAACACCTGATGCCCGGCGAGGGAAATCAGCGTGCCTGGCAGGTCGTCGAGACGCTCGTTTCCCGCGGCTATCAGGGCCATATCATTCACGAGGTGAGCACCAGACGCCGGGCGGGCTACGAAGCACGTTCTCAGGTGCTGGCCGAGTGTCTGGCCCGGACTCGTGAGCAGATAGCTGCCGCGGCTCCCGTTGCGGGGTACGGTGAACGGCAATGA
- a CDS encoding VOC family protein, whose amino-acid sequence MHIDHLTFVAGPEGLQATVDELSEALGREFKDGGFHPRFGTRNHILPLTDGRYLEAVEVLDHPAAEKAVYGQVVRDRQEKGGGWLGWVIAVDDLAPFERRLDRAAVPGSRQFPDGRRLEWHQIGVKGLITDPQLPYFLKWESEPDVLPSALHSDVRVDTIEIAGSRARVEDWVGAPISELLDDIKIDFTSPNGSPGISSVTFEVPGRGAVQI is encoded by the coding sequence ATGCATATCGACCATCTGACATTCGTAGCTGGTCCCGAAGGTCTGCAGGCCACCGTCGACGAGTTGAGCGAGGCCCTGGGACGTGAGTTCAAGGACGGCGGTTTTCACCCTCGTTTCGGAACCAGGAACCACATCTTGCCGCTGACCGATGGCCGCTATTTGGAAGCGGTCGAGGTGCTCGATCATCCGGCCGCGGAGAAGGCCGTCTACGGCCAGGTCGTCCGCGACCGGCAGGAGAAGGGTGGTGGCTGGCTGGGCTGGGTCATCGCCGTGGACGATCTCGCCCCGTTCGAACGTCGCCTCGACCGCGCTGCGGTGCCCGGCTCCAGGCAGTTCCCCGACGGCCGTCGCCTCGAGTGGCATCAGATCGGTGTCAAGGGCCTGATCACCGACCCGCAATTGCCCTATTTCTTGAAATGGGAGTCCGAGCCCGATGTGCTGCCCTCAGCACTGCACAGCGACGTGCGGGTTGACACCATCGAGATCGCGGGATCCCGTGCCCGCGTCGAGGATTGGGTGGGCGCACCGATCAGCGAGCTGCTGGACGACATCAAGATCGACTTCACCAGCCCGAACGGTTCGCCCGGTATCTCGTCGGTCACCTTCGAAGTGCCCGGACGAGGAGCGGTGCAGATCTGA